A DNA window from Actinomycetes bacterium contains the following coding sequences:
- a CDS encoding aromatic ring-hydroxylating dioxygenase subunit alpha, which produces MTAAPVTESGLAAALRPFGESIMLPAEAYTSDAVLAWERRHFFAGSWVCVGRVDALLPERTTQHACAVGDVPVLLAREPESLGSTEVRAFANTCRHRGHELLGDGESSSKRALVCPYHAWSYDLSGCLLAAPGFGEVRSFDPSAHGLVPLPSQVWHGWVFVNASGESSTSFEDHVGGLTGLVTPYAAETLTLRARHDYVVKANWKVVTENYHECYHCPLIHPELCRVSPPSSGENFDLPGAWVGGSMDLRDEAVTMSFDGTSRGRPIDGADQRQVLYLGLLPNLLVSLHPDYVMTHRMTPLSPGETQVECAWYFPGADVDPSYAVEFWDRTNRQDWAACESVQRGLASPHFAPGPLAANEDAVHQFVTAIGTGYRTGSLPV; this is translated from the coding sequence ATGACCGCGGCACCTGTGACCGAGTCCGGCCTCGCGGCCGCGCTGCGGCCGTTCGGCGAGAGCATCATGCTCCCGGCCGAGGCCTACACGTCGGACGCGGTGCTGGCATGGGAGCGGCGGCACTTCTTCGCCGGGTCGTGGGTGTGCGTCGGCCGGGTGGACGCCCTGCTGCCCGAGAGAACGACGCAGCACGCGTGCGCGGTCGGCGACGTGCCGGTGCTGCTGGCCCGTGAGCCGGAGTCGTTGGGTTCGACGGAGGTGCGGGCGTTCGCCAACACCTGCCGGCACCGCGGTCACGAGCTGCTGGGCGACGGCGAGTCGTCGTCGAAGCGTGCGCTGGTCTGCCCGTACCACGCGTGGAGCTACGACCTCTCCGGCTGCCTGCTGGCCGCACCGGGCTTCGGCGAGGTCCGGTCGTTCGACCCGTCCGCGCACGGCCTGGTGCCGTTGCCCTCGCAGGTGTGGCACGGCTGGGTGTTCGTCAACGCGTCAGGTGAGTCGTCGACGTCGTTCGAGGACCACGTCGGGGGCCTGACCGGGCTCGTGACGCCGTACGCCGCCGAGACGCTCACCCTGCGCGCGCGGCACGACTACGTCGTCAAGGCGAACTGGAAGGTCGTGACGGAGAACTACCACGAGTGCTACCACTGCCCGCTGATCCACCCCGAGCTGTGCCGGGTCAGCCCGCCGTCGAGCGGCGAGAACTTCGACCTGCCCGGTGCCTGGGTCGGCGGCTCGATGGACCTGCGCGACGAGGCGGTCACGATGTCCTTCGACGGTACGTCGCGAGGCCGGCCCATCGACGGCGCGGACCAGCGGCAGGTGCTCTACCTGGGCCTGCTGCCCAACCTGTTGGTGTCGCTGCACCCGGACTACGTGATGACGCACCGGATGACGCCGCTGTCGCCGGGCGAGACGCAGGTGGAGTGCGCCTGGTACTTCCCCGGCGCCGACGTGGACCCGTCGTACGCCGTCGAGTTCTGGGACCGCACCAACCGCCAGGACTGGGCCGCATGCGAGTCGGTGCAGCGCGGTCTGGCGTCGCCGCACTTCGCGCCGGGCCCGCTGGCGGCCAACGAGGACGCGGTGCACCAGTTCGTCACCGCGATCGGCACCGGCTACCGCACCGGGTCGCTGCCGGTGTAG
- a CDS encoding TetR/AcrR family transcriptional regulator — translation MGRRKVEVRREEILRATVDEVTESGFASSRVADVAGRLGISTGLVFYHFESKDALLSQAFAYAAERDLARLDAAAGRTGSATRRLARILTLYGPEGSAGGWSLWIDAWASSLRSDEMAEVSQQLDVRWKDTVAAVIAEGVERGEMTCPDPSAAAWRITALLDGLAVQATVHDGVLSRRQIGSWVRTAAARELGLEPAALVRR, via the coding sequence ATGGGTCGGCGCAAGGTCGAGGTACGTCGCGAGGAGATCCTCCGCGCGACGGTCGACGAGGTCACCGAGAGCGGGTTCGCGAGCAGCCGGGTCGCCGACGTGGCCGGCCGCCTCGGGATCAGCACCGGCCTGGTCTTCTACCACTTCGAGTCCAAGGACGCGCTGCTCTCGCAGGCCTTCGCCTACGCCGCCGAGCGCGACCTCGCGCGGCTGGACGCGGCAGCCGGGCGCACGGGCAGCGCGACCCGCCGCCTGGCGAGGATCCTCACGCTCTACGGACCCGAGGGCAGCGCCGGCGGCTGGTCGCTGTGGATCGACGCGTGGGCCAGCTCCCTGCGCAGCGACGAGATGGCCGAGGTGTCCCAGCAGCTCGACGTGCGGTGGAAGGACACCGTGGCCGCGGTCATCGCCGAGGGCGTCGAGCGCGGTGAGATGACCTGTCCCGACCCGAGCGCGGCAGCCTGGCGGATCACCGCCCTGCTCGACGGCCTCGCGGTGCAGGCGACGGTGCACGACGGCGTGCTGAGCCGCCGGCAGATCGGCAGCTGGGTGCGCACCGCGGCCGCGCGCGAGCTGGGCCTCGAGCCCGCCGCCCTGGTGCGTCGCTGA
- a CDS encoding SRPBCC family protein, translating into MATTSRLVAAPPEAVWAELADGWTYSSWVPGTVKIRAVDPGWPAVGAKIHHAVGLWPLTLQDETESTRCEPHRRLTLQARGWPAGEAVIDITLEETPSGTEVTVHETPTHGPGAWVNNPLAEAVLVHRIREMLDRLGRIAEGHAGGQPQA; encoded by the coding sequence ATGGCGACGACCAGCCGACTCGTGGCGGCACCACCCGAGGCAGTGTGGGCCGAGCTGGCCGACGGCTGGACCTACTCGTCCTGGGTGCCGGGCACGGTCAAGATCCGCGCGGTCGACCCGGGGTGGCCCGCGGTCGGCGCCAAGATCCACCATGCGGTCGGCCTGTGGCCGCTGACCCTCCAGGACGAGACCGAGTCCACCCGCTGCGAGCCGCACCGGCGGCTGACCCTGCAGGCTCGCGGCTGGCCCGCCGGTGAGGCGGTCATCGACATCACGCTGGAGGAGACGCCGAGCGGCACCGAGGTCACCGTGCACGAGACGCCGACCCACGGCCCCGGCGCCTGGGTCAACAACCCGCTCGCGGAGGCGGTCCTCGTCCACCGGATCCGCGAGATGCTGGACCGGCTGGGCCGGATCGCCGAGGGCCACGCCGGAGGGCAGCCGCAGGCCTGA
- the dusB gene encoding tRNA dihydrouridine synthase DusB, with protein sequence MTPTQPLHIGPHVVVPPVVLAPMAGITNSPFRRLCREFGGGLYVSEMITTRALVERDPETMRLIEFAPDETPRSLQLYGVDPTVVREAVTMLVAEDRADHIDLNFGCPVPKVTRRGGGAALPWKLDLLRAVLRGAVRAAGPVPVTVKMRKGIDDDRLTYLDAGRIAEEEGVAAVALHGRTAAQAYSGTADWSAVARLKEHVTTVPVLGNGDVWEAADALRMMAETGCDGVVVGRGCLGRPWLFRSLDRAFAGLPDDPHPTLGQVAAVMRRHAGLMAAWAGEDKGAREFRKHVSWYLKGFAVGGDTRHALGLVSSLGELDDLLTTLDPDEPFPEGSVGAPRGRLGSPRRVVLPEGWLDDRRWGRVDASAELAVSGG encoded by the coding sequence GTGACCCCCACCCAGCCGCTGCACATCGGCCCGCACGTGGTCGTGCCGCCGGTCGTGCTCGCGCCGATGGCCGGCATCACCAACTCGCCGTTCCGCCGGCTGTGCCGGGAGTTCGGTGGCGGGCTCTACGTCAGCGAGATGATCACCACCCGGGCGCTCGTCGAGCGCGACCCGGAGACGATGCGGCTGATCGAGTTCGCGCCCGACGAGACGCCGCGCAGCCTCCAGCTCTACGGCGTGGACCCCACGGTGGTCCGCGAGGCGGTGACGATGCTGGTGGCCGAGGACCGGGCCGACCACATCGACCTCAACTTCGGCTGCCCGGTGCCCAAGGTGACCCGTCGCGGCGGCGGGGCGGCGCTGCCGTGGAAGCTCGACCTGTTGCGGGCCGTGCTGCGGGGGGCCGTCCGGGCCGCCGGTCCCGTGCCGGTCACCGTGAAGATGCGCAAGGGCATCGACGACGACCGGCTCACCTACCTCGACGCCGGCCGGATCGCCGAGGAGGAGGGGGTGGCCGCGGTCGCGCTGCACGGCCGGACTGCGGCTCAGGCCTACTCCGGCACCGCCGACTGGTCCGCGGTCGCCCGGCTGAAGGAGCACGTCACCACGGTGCCGGTGCTGGGCAACGGCGACGTGTGGGAGGCGGCCGACGCGCTGCGGATGATGGCCGAGACCGGCTGCGACGGCGTCGTCGTGGGCCGGGGCTGCCTCGGCCGGCCGTGGCTCTTCCGGTCCTTGGACCGGGCGTTCGCCGGCCTGCCCGACGATCCGCACCCGACGCTCGGTCAGGTCGCGGCCGTCATGCGCCGCCACGCCGGGCTGATGGCGGCCTGGGCCGGCGAGGACAAGGGTGCCCGCGAGTTCCGCAAGCACGTGTCCTGGTACCTCAAGGGATTCGCCGTCGGCGGCGACACCCGCCACGCGCTGGGGCTGGTGTCCAGCCTGGGCGAGCTCGACGACCTGCTCACGACGCTGGACCCGGACGAGCCGTTCCCCGAGGGCTCGGTGGGCGCGCCGCGGGGGCGGCTGGGCTCACCCCGCCGGGTCGTGCTGCCGGAGGGCTGGCTCGACGACCGTCGCTGGGGCCGCGTCGACGCGTCGGCCGAGCTGGCGGTGTCCGGCGGCTAG